CTAAAATAATTCCCTGATCCGCTACTGAACGCCACCACTGGCTTTGTCCTCATAGTGCAACATCAACTGCCGTGCAGCATCACTGCTACTTATGTGTTCCCCATTAGTTAGATCTAGTTTGGGCCCTGCGGCCCACGGTCTGCGTGGGCCCGCAGCCCACCAACACATTTCCTCTGCGGGCTGCGGCCCGTGCGCGCGGCCAATTTGCCGGCCTCGTCAAGAGAAGATAGTATTAGACTGTCAGAGTTGAGCTCAATCAAAGAGACATCagaaaattaagtaattaattaattaattaatcatcttCCCTGCACATTAACAACGTTCGTACACTCAACTCAACTCAACCGCTAATCACTACACCTACCCCCTTGCTGCACTACCAAATCTTTTGATTTTCATTATGATAcagctttaattaattaatcccaaCAACATCTGCGtccctctcccttcttctcaggcgccggcggcgtcgcgcgcctcgtcgtcggcctGCAGCGGCTCGAGCGACGCGACGATGTCCCGCATGAGCGGCCTCGCCTTGGGGTTCCGGTTCAGGCAGTGGTACGCCAGCATCGCCGCCTTGTGCACCGCCCTCGCCGGCAGCtcgccgcctgcgccggcggcggcggcggcggcggagaggcggggGTCGACGATGGACATGACCTTGCGCTTGTGGGTGAGGAGGGGGAGCGCCCAGTCGGCGAGCGTCTGCTCCCGCGGGGGGCGGGACTTGTCGAGCGACTTGCGGCCGGtgaggagctcgaggaggacgacgccgtaGCTGTAGACGTCGCTCATGGCCGTGAGGTGGCCGGTCATGACGTACTCCGGCGCCGCGTAGCCGTAGGTGCCCATGATCCGCGTCGACACGTGCGACTTGTCCCCCACCGGCCCGTCCTTCGCCAGCCCGAAGTCCGACAGCTTCGCGTTGAACTCCTGAATGATGATGAATCCATACATTCGATTCGCGCCAAATGGTTTCAGAAAAAATCGGTTTAGATTGACGAGATTCGACCGAAATTTGAAATCTCGAGTAAATTTTGACCCAAGaaagagatgattttttttttgaagtttgcAACGAAATTCGACCGGAAATTGAATTCTCGAGTAATGCGTTATCAAGATATTGAAAATTTGAGAGTGCGACGCGCACTATGTTTGAAATCGAGATTTTAGACGAAATTCGACCGTTTTTTGAATTCTGGagtaacccccccccccccccccccccccccaaaaaaaaaaaaatagaagctTGAAACGAAATTCGACCAAAGACTCGAGTAATGTTTTTATCAAGAGCATCGACAATTTGAGGATGCGACGCGCACTTTGTTGAATTCGAATTATTGGACGGAATTCGACCGATTTTTGAATCCTCGAGTGAATCTTGAccaaaagtttgaaaaatttTCGATGAGATATCCTCACGCTTTGTTTGAATTCGAAACTTTAGACGACATTCAATCAAATTATGAATCCTCGAGTGAATTTCGACCCCCCAAAAAAAGGTATCTTGAAGTTCGCAACGAGATTGGACCGAAAAATCGAACTCTCGAGCAATGTTTCATCAAAGGACACTGAAAAATTTTCAGGATCGTTGAATTCGAAAATTTAGACGAAATCCGACCAAATTTTGAATCCTCGAGTGAATCTTGACcaaaagtatgaaaaaaaaaaaaaggaatttggACGAGAGATATCCCGCAcctcgtcgaggaggatgttggaGGTCTTGAAGTCGCGGTAGATGACGGGCTTCTCGGCCTCGTGGAGGAACGCGAGCCCCCTCGCCGCGCCCAGCGCGATCTTCATCCGCGTCGCCCACGACAGCGGCGCCATCACCCCTGCACACCCACCAGCGAACCTCGTCAGTCGTCACACCCTCGACACGTACTACGCCGGTGATCAATAGTGTAATAGCCGATGTCAGGCGACACCGATGACTTTTGATAAAACCTATAGTGAAACTgtttattcatatattataatatcATGATTAAAGTATAATTAACAACATACTTTGACATCAATAAACACGTTATGATACCAACGAACTAATTTtctgtgcggcggcggcgacggacttACGGGAGAAGAGGTGGGACTCGACGCTGCCGCGTGGCATGTACTCGTAGACGAGCAGCCGGTGGTCGCCCTCGCAGCAGTATCCGACGAGCCTCACCAGGTTGGGGTGCGACAGATGGCCCAGGAAGATCACCTCCGCCTGCACCAACAATGGCGGATTCCGATCACCACAGCGCGAACAACGAGATTGATTCTTGATTGAGTACTACTGACCAGCCACTCGCGGTGGCCCTGGAAGCTGTTGTCTCCGTCGTGGAccttgacggcgacgggctggggctcggcgccgtcgccgtcgccggcggcggaggcggcgacggcgcccttGTAGACGcggccgaagccgccgccgccgatgagggAGTCCTGGCGGAAGTTGCTGGTGACCGCCCTGAGCTCCTCGAAGGAGAAGGCGACGAGCGGGTTGCGCGCCGACGAGTCCAACCgcatcgcctccacctccttggCGTTCGATGGCAGCTTGCTCTCGTCGCTCCGGTCCCTCTCCGATGGGCTCTGGATCTTGGGAGTCTCTGCGAGCTCAGAGGAATCAGCAGAGACTTTGGTATATCAAGAACATGATCAGGTGGATAaactgttccttttttttttgacagaattTGGCAAATTTGGGGTTTTCATGAAATTGGGAAAATTAGTTTCAGAGCATGATGAAGTGATTTAACAAAGGTTGTTACGAAATTCGGCAAATTAGTTTCAGACATGATGAGGgtgagtaaaaaaatattttccatgAAATTCGGGAAAAATAATTTCAGAACATGTTAAGGtgaataaacatttttttatagcaAATCAATTTCAGAACATGGTTATTGCTTTCGGAGGGGTCAAATATGGACTAAATTTACAGTGTTGGATGTTCTCTTTGTTGCAATTCGGATTTGAACAAACTTGGCATCAGATTTTAAGACTTTCAGGGATAAGAGATAATCCATCTGTCTAAATGATAAGGCTGGAAGAACTGTAGACTTACCTGGCTTCGCATTGGAAGAGACTCTGTTAACAATTAAGCTCCCTCTAAACCAGCAATTACCCATCTATCACAACCTCtaatcctctccctctctctccaagAACACCAAGAAGAAAGTAAGGAGGCAAGCAAGAGctgctgttcttctctctcaaccaagctagagagagagaaaatcacTGCCAAAAAAGGGCGATATCTCTGTGTATCCCTGGATTAGAAGCTGAGCAAGAACAGGGACACAGTCTGAACAAGCTCTGATGATATTCAGAGAAGCAAGCAAGGAGACGAATAATATGGGATAGACAGGGAGAGGTTGGTGATGCTACTTGTGCAACAGCAGCCGCAgcaaagaggaggaagaaagaaaccAAATCAAGAGGGGCAGGGAGCAGTACGTTTCAAGTGAGCCATCCCTTTCTCCCCTTTATCATTATACCTTTCATGATGAGAACCCAGAACTAAAAGCTAAGcaaatatgtgtatgtatatataattcaaGTACAATTATGCAGTGGCAGCTGCCCTATTCCTGTAGCCGGTTACACCAGGAGCATATAAGCTAATAAGCATACAGGTCATGTTTGATTTGGGCATGCATTTTTGGCCTTACTTAATTTGTAAGACAATAATACTCCATGATTATGTCTAttttttgggttgaaattgaccatattttttaaacagcCATGATTGTATATATGATGGTATGGTAGGTTTATATTCCTACTTCCCTGGGGAAaagttggaattttttttactgtttgaATGTCTAGATGATGGCATGCATTTGTTCATCCTTCTCATGTTTTCTGTGGATAGAGGCAATGAGAGAGAGCTAGCAAAGGAAAAGAATTTGGCATATGATTACACGAGGCAACTCATGACTATTTTTCAGAAATCCTATCTTGTTGCCTTGTGAGGTCCTCAATGGAACAAAGAATTCTGGGAGGAAATATCCTgttgaaaatgaaaattttgccTATTTGATCCCTTGGAACCATGAGTTAGGGCTTTcaaaatcatatgaaattcctTTAGAATGCTATAATGCATTATGCATAGAGATTTTGAAATAAAGTTAGCATAAGGTCTGATCTCTTAAAAACATTCATTCGAGtctatttaattaatcacgcgctaaccGTTGGTATAATAAATCAaagcaaaagccaaaatttgaattttcaaacttgattttgaaattgatttaagatattttcaacgtaatttCTTTTTAGTATAGGTTTTTAAGTGACTACGAGCATATATAttaaagttttacttataaattaatttttatttcctaataaaccgttttggcttattaagaAATATGGGCAGCCGATGGggctcttctctcctcttgaaATCATGTGCTTTCTATTgccatattttatcatttctgcGATCGAATTGAAGCCTTAAAGATTGTCAATTTTCTACTGATGTAAATCAACAACCAAAGTTATTTCACCTTCAATTTCGTtagtacgtttttcaaactaacATATTGtatgaaaattttcctttaaaatttatataaatcttttgtaataattaaaatttaattaattatgtgctaattaaCCACGGATGCAATTCTTGGTGTGCTTGGGTCTTGGTTGGTCAGCAGCAGTCAACACTCCCCTGGAGTGTCTACTGTCTACTGCAGAATTGCAGATTCGCTGCACTCTCTTGCCAAGCTGCCTCGCGCAACCTGCCGCTCTGCAGGATTGGCGCCAAATCATCGATCTGCGCGCCCCGCGCGAACGCCAGATGGCGACGAacgccctctccttcctcctgcGGCTTCTTGCTGGCgcgggctgcggctgcggctgcggctgcggctgccggCACACGGATCAGGACGTCGAGGTCAGCTCGCCATCCCCCACGAATCCTATCCCCTTTCCCtgacccttcctcctccctccctcgcgaTCCAGATTCGTGTCGCATTCTCCCAGCGTCTTCTTGCGCGTTTCTGCATAGTGTCCGTCCCGGGTGGTGATGTGACGACGGCGAAGATGGGCGTCTCTGTTTAATCAGTTCGCGATCCGAAACCCTCTGCTTAGTCTGATCTGATGATGGCGACGGGGCGGGCGATTTGGTTGAGGGGGTTTGGGTTTCGGTTGATCCCCCTCTCCAAATCCCCGTATCAGACTCATCATCTTGGGCCACTCTTTTGGGTggatatgtatgtatgtgcGTGCTTGCGTGAGCTGAGGCGACTTGACCGGCAGTAGTCTCCGGCTGCCACCAAGTTGCCAAGGCACctacttctcttcttcttctactactaattataattttatactcctatgtgtgtatgatatgaaaagaaagatatttcttttttatccagttttttttttaaggaagacgacggcaggagctctgccggAATTTGAttaagaaggaaaagagagtaCAAACAGATCCTTGATTACAAAAAATAAAGACACAGCTTGGTGAATCAAGAAAGGTGGCTTGGATGTTTCCTGCATCCTCTGCTTGTCTtaacctcctttttttttttcactttctttAAAACATCATCATCTGCAAATGCCATGCATCATCTTGTGTGTGGGAAGTAGGATGTGGGATGTTGTTCCCATGGAATCTCAGTATATTAGATTGCAGTTCTTGGAGCTGCATGAGTCTAAGATATTTGTGGTCCAATGCAATGACCGTGTCGGACTCGGATTTCTATATATGGTTGGCACTGTTCTAAAACTAGGGGGAGTTGTTTGCTGTTTCATACCCCACTAGAATTGGGAGATaagaaatggggaaaaaaaggGGATGGATGGTTTGTTGTGACAAGTGCAAGTGTGTTTCATCCTTCGTGAAGATTGTTAGGTGGTGATGTTGGTGAATAAATAGCGTGTTTTGGGGTGATAATGATAGGTTACTGGAACGGAAGTTTGCTCGTTGGAGCTTGGATTGGCCGACTAGACCTCCATACGCAAGTGCGAGTGACTTTTTCCTGAGTtgataataaaattttaattactGACCTATGCTGCTGGGCACTGTCACAGTTTGATGCACCCACCTCGTGTTTGATTGGGCATCTTCTTTGCCTGTGGGGCTTGGGGTTCTGGTCATGCACGTTTTTGGCTTGTTAGGCATGAGAGGCGAAAACGGTTAATAGTGTTACTGCGCTGTCCATATTTATGTCTGTCCTTGCAATTTTCATGCTGATTTACATGCTTAAAACTTAGTAGAAGAAGTTGTTTTCTTGTGTTTGTAATTTTTATAACCACCTGCATGTTTGAGGGTGCCAGCAGCATCATCCTAGGGTGACAAGGAGAATAATTATGCTGACCAGAATGTTCTCACATGACCATGTTGGTCGAGCTTTGGATGTActagtactatactactatagAGTAGGCTAGCATTTTGCCTTTAGTGGGTCATGCTCATTGGACAAATTTTCCAAGGGGTACTGTCGTTCTCATGCTAATTGTAGAGATTACATGCTTATAGGGGTAATGTCTTTCGCCCATCCATTAGGATAATGACTTGCAACAACTAAATGCTAATCCTTAACCTGTAATGCATATTAAAGAATGCGCACACTAAATGGCTTCTTAACATGTAATAGTCCACTTGGTGGAGGGATCACCTGTCACTTTCAGTTGTGTGGCCAATCAGCATCAGTTCAGATTGGAAGGCTTTTCTTGTGCAATGTTAGTAGGGCATATAATTTGGATTCCTTTTTATCTGCATATTTCATTGGCATTCTTCTAAGGGGAATTGGATCCAATTGGTATTCCCTAAGTTGTTTGATACTTGCAAACCGAAAAGGTTGcatgctatatatttttttttcagtagaACTCAGGAAGATGAAAATGACAATTACCTGAATTCACCCCCAATGCTGCTTGGAATGTGTGTTTTGCTAGCCTTGctttttataatagaaaaattacAGAGTTAGTTCTTAATCAAATTAACGTGGTTCTTTATGGATCTTGTTAACTCTGTTTTTGAACTAAGGATAGTGTGCCTTTCTGTTAACTCCACAGAGTACCTTCAGTTACTCAAATTACACATAATTTTGTTCAATTTGTTTGTTATTGACCAAAATTTACCTTATTCAAGGAATCAAGGCAGTGTGCTTTTGTATTAACTCCGCAGATTACCTCCAGTTATTCATTTACACATAATTAGTTCATCTTTAAGGGTTGACCAAAATGTACTCTGTCCAAGACCCAAGAAGAGCGTCTCTTCCACTGTTGCACCAGAAAGACCAGCAGATTCAAATTTGACCATcttaattgcttcatgattgtTAAAACATGTCCAAACTGGATTTCTTAATTTTGTTCTATCTCATCCGAGAAGAGTTTGTTATATGGTGTGAACACTAGTAAATTCCATAATGGTACTTGCAACTTtcatagttttgtttgactagaCGTTACTTTCTTCGCATAAGGTTTGACCAGACGTTACCTTCTTCGCATAAGGTCCATTTTCTATGTTATTTAATGAAGCTGCTTTCAAGTGTGTTGTGGACTTCTACAGACTCAAAGGTATAAAAGCTGCTCCTGTCGTCCTTCTGGCAACCCTgtttaatcatttttttcagttttatgGTTCCTTTCACTGATAAAAAAGTTATTATTTCTTATTAGTACCTAAGCTGCATTCTGTAGGTGAGTACAATTTTTCAAGGAAACACACCCAAAGAATTAGGAAAATGAAGaggaaataaataattaatacaaCTATCTTAACTATTTATGCTCATTGCAATTAAATGCTAGTATTTTGTTTCCAGTGATAAAACAAATATCACCATAAGCAGTAACTGAGAGCTTGAGATATTTCTTCAGCAGGCAGACAATTCCATATCAACTCCTAATTTTATAAGGTATCCTTGAAACTATTGACTTGAACGTTGAAAGTTGGCAATCCTTTAGggaaagggttaattggatctatgccaCTGCAATTTTGCCATATTagaaaaatgccactactatttacGAAATCTGCTGAGTGCCACTGGAACTTTGTGAAATTGGACCCATGCCACTGCCGTCGCATTTTCCATCCATCGCTGTCACTctaatgtgggacccacacatcagctccatcctcttcctccatcccctctcttctcccttccccatctctctccggcgaacaacagcagcaggtgaccggcggcggcggcggcagcagcagccggccaacgacggcggcgagggccacGAACGCCGCCGCGGAATTCCCagaccggcgatggcggcgaggccatcaccaccgccgtcgcgtcgtaGCTTGTGTCGGCTTCCGCCGCTGCGATGTCGTTCCAGAGCTGGTCCATGGTGTAGTCCATCTGCAGCTGGCTCGCCGGCgcgcagcagctgctgctttcTTGCAGCGCCgccctcgtcatcgtcgtggtcgtcgtcggcgtggtGGCTGTCGTCGTCGTGGGCCAACTCGAACAGAAGGGCCAACGATCGTACGATCAGCAAAGAACGTCCACGTGATTGCAAATCATCAAAGCAAATAAGAGATTGGACCTGGATTTCTTGGCGGCGATGGGATTTAATTTTTGGTGTTGGGCAAAGAGCTGCGGAGCACGAGTCTTTGGTGCAGACAACTGTGAAGGGCATCGGAGCTCGATCGGTGCTGCTGCcggccacctgctgctgctgttcgtCGACCacatgctgctgctgtttgccggagagagatggggaagggagaagagagaggatggagctgacgtgtgggtcccacacagGAGTGACGGCAATGGATGGAAAatgcgacggcggtggcatggatccaattttaCAAAGTTCTAGTGGCACTCAACAGATGCAAAATTgcattggcatggatccaatcaACCCTTAGGGAAACCTAAAAATTGCATGCTATACTGAATGGTccataatatttctttttgcgGAGATGGAGAATAGTTATATGGTTGACAGTTTGATCTTCCTTTCTTGGATAACTAGGCTAGACAATTAATAGGATGATTGCATGAGGAAAAGTAGGTCAAGTTTATTGTGCAAAATGCTGGTTCCTTATCCAGTAGTACAGCAACCATACAGTGCTTTTGTTAACCTTTTTGCATCCGGTGTATCAGGCCGCAATACACAATTGAGAGCTTTGTTCGCTGCATCCACTGGTGCAATCAACCAACAACGTCCCAAGAGACAAGAAAAACCATCACTAGATGATAAAAAACTAAGGCCATGATGCTGGCATAGGGGCAATTGGAGTTATGCAATAAtgagatgtgacatattctagctTTATAATTGATTTTTCAATGTATGCTGCATGACACAAATGTTCATTTCATAGAACCATGTTTTCTCATATCTTTTGTCTTCATGTTATAATCTACCATTACTTCTATTTAGTTGTGCAtttgtgcaaaagaaaaaactttGTGATGATGTTCTATCTCTTTTCTCTTATTTGCCAGTTACCACATTAATCTACTACTATGTTATCTTGTTAATACTTTCAACGATGTTTTTACAGCAATATTTAACTGTATCATAAAATGAATGAAGCTGTAAGTGTCAATTGGATTAATCCATCCAATTGAAGACAACCCAACAGTTTCATCTGATGCCAAAGAAAAGAATGGTATGAATAGTTATTAGATCGCAAAGTTTACACTGATATGTAAGTTGTGAAGGACCAATAAGCAAGATCCTTTCATACAACCGTTACCATTTCCCTTCACAATTTACAAATCTGTGGTTTAGACAGTAAAAATCAGTTCCATATAGAAAATTAGGGTTTTTTTCTGCCTCAAAGAtcttaattaataaaaatataaaattgttttacagactttgtgaacaatattagatttattttgaaCTTTGAAATTGCTGGGAGGATGGAAGAGCAGAGCCATCCCATCTGTATGCCTGTATCACTATCAGATTCAAATCTACTATGTGGATATATTGCAACGTCAACTTATAAGGTTTAAATTACAGTTGACGGCCATATCTAGTTTCATGTTGTCCGGATGAAATTACTCTGGGTTTCACGGTTTCGTATCAATTTAAGGGTCTAGAGATTTCAGCTCGAAGCCTAAGTACTGAGGCTTGCTCGGCCCTGCTTTGGAAGgcaattctgaattttaaatttCGATTTTAAGAATCAGTTTAGACAGGTAGTTTCATGATTTGGTATCAGTTTCAGCCTTTCAGGTAGAGTAGTTGCACATTTGACAGCAATTCACAGCACTGGTAGTCTGATACTTTACACCCCCAATGCATCTGTTTTCTCACTGATTTTGCAGTACTTTTATCAGTACAACCCAGTTACTAACAGGATACACTGGCTGTAAAAAATGCTGATACTATTCTAAGACCTTGAACGATTAATGTTCACACAATTGCAGCTCTCATGTTAGTTTCATAACTTGCTGCTGTTGTTACCTGAATTCTtgtttttgtttaaaaaatgtgGCCATTTTTTAAAGCGTTTCACTGAAGTGTGTATTGCAAAGAAAAATAGCTTGATTCCCTACCTGCTTCGCCAAATTTCATTATGTAATAAAGCAAAATGTGATAGCATTTTGGATCGTTTCTGTCCATATATAGGATCATTTCTCTCACAACCAAAATGTTGAACACAACTTAGAAACGCAGGCACGAGACCATGGTCTCAAGTCAAAAGGTTGGCTATTTTTACCATACCAAAATATTGACAGCTTCAATATCAATAGTATAAAGTGAGTGCttgtttttcaaatttttatacaAGTGCCAAAACTTACTAAGGTTTGCGAAGTGAGCGTAATTTAACTAGTTAGATTTATTATCGTAGAACAAGTCTACCTAGACTTAAGTTCTAGACTTGACACAAGTACttgtatttacggctaatttcTTAGTGGTAGAATATCGAGGATAATGATATGTCCATGGTAACTTCGTTAAAGTGTTTCTAAGAAAGAACTTGTTAAGGTTTTGATACTACTAAAATTATGAAGGACAAATTTTGGCACCAATAAAAAAGGCCTGCACTCGAACCATGTCAACAGTTTATCAAAAGAATCATATGTTTTTGGTTCCGACCGACGCATCACGGGGTCTCGTCGTGTTCTTTTGGTGCGCCGAACACGTTTAAACTGATCCACGTGGTGAATCTAGCATTCTAGCACCACAAGAGGTTGTCCAAGAAAAGAAGattatatatagaaactttataGACAGAAACTTttaatatagaaatactatacaTATAAGAATTTGGATCTGAATCCAATATACTACctctacctccatattttaatgtatgatgctattgattttttaatcaacgtttgaccattcgttttattcaaatattctttaaatatgacataaatatttttatatttccataaaaaatttgaataagacgaatggtcaaatgttgttCGAAAAGTCAACGGAATTTTTTcaaacacacacgcacacggGTGTTTAAAAAGGAAAGCGAGGGCTTTCGCGCGCGAAACGTTCTTGCGGTTATACTGTATCGCCTTCCCAGTTTTTCCGGCGCACGACGCGTTGCAGCATCGATTCCGACTgcggtttcctttttttttttctccagcgagccgccgcgtcgtcgtctccgccgccgatccgccccgccgccgccgccgcagatggAGGCGCGGAGGCTGACcagccgcgtcgccgtcgtggacGAGGACCGGTGCAAGCCGAACAAGTTCGGGCAGGAGTGCAGGAGGAGCTGCCCCGTCGTCAAGATCGGTAAAAAGCTTAAAAACCATGGGGTCTCCTCGTGATT
The sequence above is drawn from the Oryza glaberrima chromosome 10, OglaRS2, whole genome shotgun sequence genome and encodes:
- the LOC127786421 gene encoding probable serine/threonine-protein kinase PBL16, which produces MGNCWFRGSLIVNRVSSNAKPETPKIQSPSERDRSDESKLPSNAKEVEAMRLDSSARNPLVAFSFEELRAVTSNFRQDSLIGGGGFGRVYKGAVAASAAGDGDGAEPQPVAVKVHDGDNSFQGHREWLAEVIFLGHLSHPNLVRLVGYCCEGDHRLLVYEYMPRGSVESHLFSRVMAPLSWATRMKIALGAARGLAFLHEAEKPVIYRDFKTSNILLDEEFNAKLSDFGLAKDGPVGDKSHVSTRIMGTYGYAAPEYVMTGHLTAMSDVYSYGVVLLELLTGRKSLDKSRPPREQTLADWALPLLTHKRKVMSIVDPRLSAAAAAAGAGGELPARAVHKAAMLAYHCLNRNPKARPLMRDIVASLEPLQADDEARDAAGA